The genomic DNA CGATTTCCTCTATTAAATAATTGGCAGATTGTAATAAATTTTTGTATATATGTTCTTTTTTGTTCCATAAATATTTCTGAAACCGCTCTTTTAATCGTTCAAGTTCATTTAACGGATGATCAAGCTTTTTTAAAGATGTGTAAAAGATGTCTTCTCGATTCATTCCTAATTCCATCATCGTTGACTCTATTCGATTTCGAAAAGTAGTAAAGCTAATTTCATCCTCGTTATGCTTATCGATTTGATTGACGATAATAAGCAACGTTTTATTCATTTCTTTTAATTTTTTAATAAAAGAAACGTTTATTTCTGATTGAACATGATGGTAATCGGTTACATATACTAATAAATCAGACATATGCAAAGCAGATTCAGTACTTTTGCGGTGTTCATCATCGGTTGAATCAATACCTGGCGAGTCCATGAATACAAATTCATCATTTAGTGAAAATGAATCACTCTGTATATAAACCTTTTTCAAAACATCTCCACGTTTACATAATGACTGAATAAAAGAAGATGGCACTTGGCCTTCCCATTGATACACATTGCCATTAAAATCGTATGCTTTAACAAGATTTTTCCCTTTTGCAAGCATCACGATATTTGAACTTGTTGGAAGAGGACTCGATGGCAACACATCTCCATGCAGGATGTGATTAAGCAGTGTAGATTTTCCTGCTGAAAAGTGTCCTGTAAAGGTTATATGGAAACGTCCATCGTTATATTTTTCCCACAATTCCTTCCACTTCATGAAATATTCTTGTGAAAGATGTTCAGGAATTTGCTGAAGCATCTGTTCGATATTTTGTGATGTCATTTGTTCTTTAAGCTGTTCCATGTCACATCCCCTTTTGTTGTTTCATTTATAATGTTAAATTTTATCATATTTTTTTCGTTTATGCTTGATCAAGACATAAGAAAAGCCACTCTAAAACTTCTGTTTTAGAATGGCCACTATTAGGCATAAATCCATTTTTTATATATGTAAAGGAGAAATGCAAACATATTGAACTTACTGACTAGCTTCAACTCTTTTTAAAACATACCCGATCATCAAGCTGTATGTTAAAACCGTTCCAACAATAAAAGCAGTAATCATCGATCAACACCAACCTTCTCGTTGAAAATGATTTTCATCTTTAATTACAGTTTATCATTAACGATAATCATTTTCAATAGTCTTTTTATTTTTTTACCGCAAACCGAGACGTACTTTTAAAAGCTTCTGCATAGTCGGTTTCTTGAAATAATGCCTTTTCTTTTGAATGACTAAAATACTGATGAACGTAAAAAAGATCTGCACGGATCCTCACTCCCATCAAACTAAAACTTGCTCAGAGAAAAAAACTGGTCCCATCGCCGCGATTAAACCATATTCCCCCTGTTTAGCAAGCTGCTTTTGAATATATTGTTCAAGCACATATAAAACCGTTACTGATGACATATTTCCAAATGTCCTTAATATTTCATTAGATCAGGCGTGTTGATTAACCAATAATAACCAGTTGGGATGGCTCTATTTCTAGCTTTTCAGCCAAACGATTCTGTATGTTTAAGTAAAATAATGGATAATTAACACTTGTGTCATTAGATATATGTAATTGTTTTGTATTAAGGTTTAAACAATGCTTATTATTCTAAAAGCATTTACATAAAGAATTTATTTGTTTTTCCACGGGAGTGTCGTGGATTTCCTTCTATGTTTCATAAGATTGAAAAAGAAATTGATTAAAAAACAAACAAAAAATCGTCCTATCCTGTAAAAACCAACACTACAGAAAGGACGATTTTTTATGAGTAATCATACGACTACTAATGAAAAATATTACACACAATTGCTCCCTTCTCTAGAGGTAAAAGAAGAAAACATTCCTTCAAAAAACAAGCTACTCTTAAATTCAAACCTTTCAATACCCTGCAAGTTCTTAGCTTTTACTAATTTCAATTAATAAATCTCCTGTTTGAATAGCTTCACCGTTTTGGACATAAATATCTTGAATAGTTCCGCTAAATGGAGCTTGTACTGTTGTTTCCATTTTCATCGATTCTGTAATCATTAAGTGATCACCTTTGTTCACTTTTTCACCTTTTTCAACTAATACTT from Bacillus alveayuensis includes the following:
- a CDS encoding imidazoleglycerol phosphate synthase glutamine amidotransferase subunit HisH (product_source=COG0118; cog=COG0118) → MGVRIRADLFYVHQYFSHSKEKALFQETDYAEAFKSTSRFAVKK
- a CDS encoding putative naringenin-chalcone synthase (product_source=COG3424; cath_funfam=3.40.47.10; cog=COG3424; superfamily=53901); this translates as MSSVTVLYVLEQYIQKQLAKQGEYGLIAAMGPVFFSEQVLV